In Elaeis guineensis isolate ETL-2024a chromosome 1, EG11, whole genome shotgun sequence, a genomic segment contains:
- the LOC105038029 gene encoding LOW QUALITY PROTEIN: U3 small nucleolar RNA-associated protein 18 homolog (The sequence of the model RefSeq protein was modified relative to this genomic sequence to represent the inferred CDS: inserted 1 base in 1 codon): MSLISQNVLSKKHVEKFDGQAADGSPVDKETLLVDEHKLKNXEEEEERQDHDLSEGKSEQEKEMKKLESFLFGTLYSPVEFGKEAGEEEEEEVARDAPLFFVDKSTGDEMAIYEEDLHSRIEEVREEEKKPAWVDDEEERTEVDIVKVSRLRKLRKEADERVISGPDYVARLRAQHAKLNPGTEWARIDRKTAHVGASDDESDDESGVTVAHGYEDVEGDDILRSNDELVVKGRDKLLPRLLEYSRLMNANSEEPSNGPINSVQFHRNGQLLLTAGLDRRLRFFQVDGKRNTKIQSIFIEDCPIYKASFLPDGSEVIISGRRKFFYSFDLVKAAVNKIGPLTGREEKSLEVFEVSPDSSTIAFIGNEGYILLMSSRTKELIGTIKMNGSARSLAFADGGKQLLSSGGDGQVYHWDLRTRRCIHKAVDEGCIMGSALCVSPDSSLFAAGSSSGIVNVYKREEFLGGKRKPLKSIENLTTMVDFMKFNHDAQILAITSRMMKNGLKLIHVPSFTAFSNCPPPRFSLHYPRALDFSPHGGFMAMGNAGGKVLLYKLHHYQNA; the protein is encoded by the exons ATGAGTTTGATTTCTCAAAACGTGCTCTCCAAGAAACATGTGGAGAAGTTTGATGGACAAGCTGCTGATGGGTCTCCAGTTGACAAGGAGACCCTGCTGGTTGATGAACATAAATTGAAGA tcgaagaggaagaagagaggcagGATCATGACTTGTCGGAGGGGAAGAGTGAGCAAGAGAAGGAGATGAAGAAGCTGGAGAGCTTCTTGTTTGGTACCCTTTACTCCCCTGTGGAGTTTGGCAAGGAAGCtggggaagaagaggaggaggaggtggctcGGGATGCGCCTTTGTTCTTTGTGGATAAGTCCACTGGCGATGAAATGGCGATCTATGAAGAGGACTTGCATTCTCGAATTGAAGAAGTGCGCGAGGAAGAGAAGAAGCCAGCGTGGGTTGATGATGAGGAGGAGAGGACAGAGGTGGATATAGTGAAAGTCAGTAGGTTGAGGAAGCTTAGGAAGGAGGCTGACGAGCGTGTGATATCGGGTCCAGATTATGTGGCGAGACTACGCGCCCAGCATGCTAAGCTGAATCCTGGAACGGAATGGGCACGGATTGACCGAAAAACTGCCCATGTTGGTGCTTCCGATGATGAATCCGATGATGAAAGCGGTGTCACAGTTGCCCATGGATATGAGGATGTGGAAGGTGATGATATTCTCCGGAGCAATGATGAGCTTGTTGTTAAAGGTAGAGATAAGCTGTTGCCAAGGTTGTTGGAGTACTCGAGGCTAATGAATGCCAATTCAGAGGAGCCTTCCAACGGTCCTATCAATTCAGTTCAGTTTCATAGGAATGGCCAATTGCTGCTGACTGCTGGACTGGATAGAAGGTTGAGGTTTTTCCAGGTTGATGGAAAACGCAACACCAAGATACAGAGCATATTCATTGAGGACTGCCCGATATATAAGGCTTCGTTTTTGCCTGATGGGTCTGAGGTCATAATTTCGGGTAGAAGAAAGTTCTTTTACAGCTTTGATTTGGTGAAAGCGGCAGTTAATAAGATAGGTCCATTGACAGGGAGGGAGGAGAAAAGTCTGGAAGTTTTTGAGGTTTCCCCTGATTCGAGCACCATTGCATTCATTGGTAATGAAGGTTATATTCTCTTGATGTCATCACGAACAAAGGAGCTGATTGGAACCATCAAGATGAATGGAAGCGCTCGTTCTTTGGCTTTTGCTGATGGTGGGAAGCAGCTATTGAGCAGCGGTGGTGATGGTCAAGTTTATCACTGGGATCTTAGGACAAGGAGGTGCATCCACAAGGCTGTCGATGAAGGGTGTATAATGGGTTCAGCACTCTGTGTTTCACCAGACAGCTCTTTGTTTGCGGCAGGTTCAAGCAGTGGAATTGTGAATGTTTACAAAAGGGAAGAGTTTCTTGGGGGAAAGAGGAAGCCACTGAAGTCCATTGAGAATTTAACCACAATGGTTGATTTCATGAAGTTTAATCATGATGCGCAGATATTGGCTATTACCTCAAGAATGATGAAGAATGGTCTAAAATTGATACATGTTCCATCTTTTACTGCCTTCTCGAACTGCCCCCCTCCCAGATTTAGTTTGCATTATCCACGTGCTTTGGATTTCAGTCCTCATGGAGGTTTTATGGCCATGGGAAATGCTGGTGGAAAGGTTCTGTTGTATAAATTGCATCATTATCAAAATGCATAA